The Camelina sativa cultivar DH55 chromosome 16, Cs, whole genome shotgun sequence sequence CATTTGTAACACGAAAATAGATCTCAGCTTTGTGTGTCTGAGTAGCCCCAGGCTGCTCTCAAAAGTTACTCCCTCGGGCCAAATCCTAATTCTTTGAACTGTGTTGTATATTTTTGTGGGTCATCTTAGACAGTCCCTTGGATATTATTGACATGATTTTGTCACTTCACTTTTGTGCTTAATCCTCCTTTTATTTTCATAGTGTTCGTTGCAGCATAGTTATGGACAAAACATTGAATATCTAACGCAAGACCGTTGCTCGTCTTAAGATTGTTATAGTATATTACACTCACAAAATGGTTTGagttctttcttgttttcaaGATTTCAGCAGCATTTTAACTAGATGGGCTAATATTAGAAACATATGTAAATGGGCCGAATAATTGCGAATAGGCCCAATTTAAATAATCTGAACCGTTGTTCCTTGTTCTCTGTCTTTCGAGTTTTAGACACCGAAAGACGAAAGAGATGGAACCACCGGCCACCGCCTCCTACCGCTCCTCCAGACGGCTCCTCTTTGACCGCCGTTACGGCTGGGTGTAAATTTTCTAACTTCAGCAGTCAATTCCGTTTTTCCAATTTATTGAGGAGATAAAATTATGACACTGTGTTGGCTTATAACGTAGGGTCGACGACTGGAAGGACCCATCGGAAGAAGCTCTCGCCGGCGGCCGAGGAATGTAAGTCCAACAAAAACCCTTTTTACATTggaaagttttcttctttgaaacTCAAGTATCTGTTGGAACAGGTTTTGTGTAGTTCCCTTGACGAAAACTCTGTTTCAGACAGCTTCACAATCAGTAAGCTTTCTCTACTTCCCAATTCCATTAATTCGTAATCCGAATAatgtaagaaataaaaagttccGACCTTTAATCATATTTTGCTCGGGTTTGGTTTTACCTACCTCTTCTTACAGATTAGCTCGGCTGTAAATTTTCTGGATATGAAGCTTCAAAAATTGTCAAATCCTATGCACAACCCAAAATCTAGTATCGTAGACACTACTAGTGCAGACTCAAGGTCAGAATGAGATGTGTTGGATTGACATGTACTTGTGTTTATTGTTGGGATTATACGGCTAGATCTCATCTATGTACTTTGTtgaaagtctttttttttgcttgtgttCGTCACAAGACAGCCAAGGAAGACATTGTGAGATTATATGAATATTCTTTCCCTTGTGAATCCTATAGTTTTGTGTGTAATGATTTAGAAGCATATGTATAATCTAATATCTTTATCTATATGAATTATGAAATGATGTGAGGCAAATACCAATATGGTGTTTCCTTTAAATTTCTGTCCTTTGGTACAACTCTTTCAACAAGAAATAGGAAAAAGTTATGTCTATATTTACATTGGATTCTAGTtctctagttaaagaaaataggaAGTTCAAAATTGTATTCTCTGTTTGGTTCTACTGCTGTCTCAGCTAAGAAGCTATAGCGACGAAAGTATCTTCAGGACGAGGGATTGTCAAGTTCCCCATGGGATGATCATACACCGGAACTCTTCTTCGGCCTAACTCAACAGAGCTTCGAATGAAGGCTGGTTCAAGAACGAAACCGGCTCCCAcatatctccttcttcttgctCTCCCCTAGACTTCCTTTTGGTGTCAAAGCTGTTTGTTTGTTGGAATCTTCTTTGCAGCCAAAAGATCTCACATCAGTGTCATTTCTCTCTCAAAGTTTCTGCAGATGGATCAGGGAAATTACTGTCCTAGTTCTGAattgttgattttgatttggttttgttttgagatgAGAAACTAAGTGTTCTCTGTCTCCgtatatataaatcaatgaGAAGATTGTTCTGTGGCCTACAAGAGGTGTGGACATGTATGGGCAGAGTTCACAATGGTATTGGTGGGACATTGAAGCAGCACAGGGAGACTTTGAAGTTGTTGAACAGGACGAATCAAGAACTCACTGTCACACTGGTCTTAACATGGATTTGTCTGAGGGTAGAAACTGCAGCAGCTCTATTTGAATGGGAGGGTCCGTCTTGGTCTGCCAAATTCACAAACGATCAAGTCAAGAGAGGCAAAGCCATGTGCTATTAGGTGAGTGTTATGGACACACCTTGCTGAAACTCCTTTATTGATTAGAGATTAAGATTGCTACCTTAGGACTGTGGAGCTAACTTGCGGTTGCTGATTTCTCATAATCAGCATTGACAATAGCGACATACAGCAGTCCACATAACCAAGAATGAGACAGCATGACGATCAGTGTGAGCCGAGGAACAACGACACTCGTTGTCCACCGATTAAAAGCAAAAGAACGGGACGTCGTGCACTTTTGAACATTAAAACAGGGAGAATGTCATGCCAGAGAGAAATGGCCAGCTTTCTGATGCTGTAAAACTAAACGGCATGAGTTCGGTAACTGAAAGCGGCACAATGACAGTTACACAAATCAAGCTCTTAGTGTGGGGTGTGCAGAGTATGTCTGTGGTAACTGATGAATCTACCCCTTTTGGAGAGGATCAATCTACCCCTTTTGGAGTCACAACTTGGAAAACGAGGAAACCAAAGAGTATATGTGGTCGCTTAGACAAAATCCTGATTAATCTGGCATTGGAGAGTGGTATACAAAGATCTCAAGCTTTACGTTGTAATATCAAAATCTTATATTTCTCTGTAGAGCTTCCACGGATGTGCAATGTGTGTGTTGGTTTCTTCGTATTCAGTATATGGAGGATGAACCAAAATCTTTCTTTGTTCAGATGAAAAACCTTGTAGTCAGAGTAAGTGGAGATGTGCTAAATGATAACTCAAGTGTCAACAGAAGAATTCTtgagtttgttttatattttaacaactCACTAAAATGTGAGGAAGAAATGGAATGTTACATCAGTCAAAAAAAGACATCTTAGCTCTGTTTCACTTtcaagggagagagagatcatctcttcttttgtcttgaagAAAACGCATGGAAATTAATGGGTTAGATCTACTGGTTCACGTGAATCACGATCAAGTTCTGAGGCGAGATGCAAGATCGATGAAGATTTGTTCAGTGCAGGGAATAGTGAGGCCACCCATTGGGTGATCAAACCCAAACTCCTCTTCTGCTTTTCTTagaagtttttgaaaacaaggGTGGCTCAAGTACGTCAGTGGAACCACGAATCTCTTCTTCTGCATCCTCTCTCCTACGTAAACCGCAAGGTATCCTTTTGGAACGTCGGCATTGTTTGATGAGTGTGAGAACGATTTTAAAAGTTGCTTTGATGATTGCAGCACACGAGAAATTCTGATAGCCATTGTTAGTTTGATGTTCTGTAATCAGAAAGATTATTGCAAGTGAAAGTTTATTGCTTTTTACTAGAAAAGAAGTGAGAGAACTTTGGAGAGCTCAAGAAAAAGAGTGATGgctatttatagaaaagaaaactacttGAAGATAACCCCATTGCCCATTGGTTGGTTTACAGAATATCATAATTAAGATCATTAGCATCAACAAGCACATGGCTTTGTCTAATGATCATCTCCACgatgttgatatgatgatacACAAACCACATATGATTCAATATTAGATAGGCTACCTTTATGTGAATTCAATTCTTGCCACATAAATGTTGAACGATAGGTATCGGTATGATAACTTAGTCATGTGGTCCTGTCTTTTGAAATCACTGAGAANAGACATCTTAGCTCTGTTTCACTTtcaagggagagagagatcatctcttcttttgtcttgaagAAAACGCATGGAAATTAATGGGTTAGATCTACTGGTTCACGTGAATCACGATCAAGTTCTGAGGCGAGATGCAAGATCGATGAAGATTTGTTCAGTGCAGGGAATAGTGAGGCCACCCATTGGGTGATCAAACCCAAACTCCTCTTCTGCTTTTCTTagaagtttttgaaaacaaggGTGGCTCAAGTACGTCAGTGGAACCACGAATCTCTTCTTCTGCATCCTCTCTCCTACGTAAACCGCAAGGTATCCTTTTGGAACGTCGGCATTGTTTGATGAGTGTGAGAACGATTTTAAAAGTTGCTTTGATGATTGCAGCACACGAGAAATTCTGATAGCCATTGTTAGTTTGATGTTCTGTAATCAGAAAGATTATTGCAAGTGAAAGTTTATTGCTTTTTACTAGAAAAGAAGTGAGAGAACTTTGGAGAGCTCAAGAAAAAGAGTGATGgctatttatagaaaagaaaactacttGAAGATAACCCCATTGCCCATTGGTTGGTTTACAGAATATCATAATTAAGATCATTAGCATCAACAAGCACATGGCTTTGTCTAATGATCATCTCCACgatgttgatatgatgatacACAAACCACATATGATTCAATATTAGATAGGCTACCTTTATGTGAATTCAATTCTTGCCACATAAATGTTGAACGATAGGTATCGGTATGATAACTTAGTCATGTGGTCCTGTCTTTTGAAATCACTGAGAAGACCACCGTAATCCTGTCTTTTCAAATCGCTGAGAAGACCTGCTTTACTTATGAGCAGGGACGTTGTGATATTAGCTATAAGGGCATGTTCATAGACAAAGAACATGTGATATCGCTCAAGATAACAATCTAGCTCCTAATGTAGACAATAACAACATTTTCAATAAACCCGCCATTTTATGGATTAAGTCCACTTGGCTAAACATCTTCAgtccaaaactatttttctaAATTCACATAACAATATTCTGCATTTTACTCAGTTGTTACAAACACataagcaagaagaagaagagaataatgctctgtttttcgatttttttgggCCTTTCGTGTCATGGGCCTGAGTGAGTTAGCCTATCTGCACTTCAAAAAGGATTCGGCTCAGCTTCAGTGAACAGGGAATACTACTACGCTGCTAAAGCCGAACGTCCACACTCAAACAGTTCTATAGTTGATTCCATGCGAGTATGTGACTATGTTGAGAACGGATGTGAGCAGAGAGCCATTAGGCACGTATCGTTTAAGTACTTAAGACATGTTATATTGGATACATAggttattttagtatttaaaacCGTGACTTACATGTATGCATGATTCCGTGTAATATGATCAATGAAAAACCGACAAAGGCGTTAAACGTCAAACCTTTGAACCTCcttatttggaagaaaaattgACCACCGATGTATTTAGAAAAAGCTTCTAGCTATTCTTATAGTGCCGTCTCATTCTCGAGGTACcaatctgttttttctttttcttttctcttttccttttttgtttactCAAAGACTCATGTTGTCATTTTCAGTTCACTATTCAACTGTTGATTCATCGTACATATATGCCCATGTTCATATTAGCAGCTGATTATAACATGGAATAGTATCTTACTATTTGCAGTTGTTTTTTGGGGTCCACGTTCTTTGCTAATTTCCTGCAAACCCCATGTGATGAAAAGACTTTACATTTATATGTTTGTGTGTATTTCGCTAGACTGTAACCAGCTCTCTTTTCTTGACTAAGACAAAACGAGTTTtggggagattgaagatgatTTGCATCTACCGTGTGGTTTATGAATAGAGAAGATAGAGTTATATTATAAGAAGAAGACAGTTGAGGAAATGTCAGATTATCTTTCACGTGGTTGAAGAACATAAATCAGAGTTGTTCTTCTCTAAGTAGAAATGGGGTTTTTGGGAAGATGAGATGTCTTGGTCAAGGGTGAAGGGTCATTGATAGGATCTGCTCTGTTCTTTCTTTgtgaatgaaaattaaaaaagaaaaaacagagtagtACAAAAGAACAGGACAAGTCAAGAGTTTTAATAGATTCCTCTTTCACGTGGTCGaattaaaaaatagagatttccATAAAAAGAAGCAGACATGGATTTTGGGAGGTGAGATGTCTGGGGCTACACAAAACGTTTGAGAACGACTCCTATGCTCCGGAAGATaggttatatatacatattttccttcttttttaacGGTTATGTAAGAAAGAGGAaagtttgtaagagacacaagaCAGCTCAAGGATAGAGGTAGGACAATAGTAACATGGAGTTCATGTGGTTACATATATGAGACATGTCTTAGTCTTTAGCTCTAGGCAATTTTATCTATCCTAACGACTCTTTTTAGTTTTCTCATTTTCAATATCATATGACCAATCTCCTTCACAGAACAtgcaagcttcttcctcttgacaACGACgagtctctctctttatttctctctctctctctctctctctctccccataGCTCTAGTTTCTCTATTGTCTGTTGACGTAATCGTGAGAGCTAAATGCTCGAAAGTTTTTAAAGGATTTGAAGTGAAGAAGGATGAAGAATAATGAAGAGTGCTTGATTTCTTGAGAAATAAGCCAATAAGCTAAGCAGTGTGGgttctttttatgattttggatAAAGTCTAATGTCTTTTTCTAATCGTATTGTTTAATACAAAACACACATTATGTTTAGAACATGGTGACATTACATGGTTATTAAGGAGAATctttgcgtttttttttgttttttttttttaatttgtttacaaGTAATGTGTGTTGTTAGAGGTTTTTTGAATGCATATTGGACCACAAAAGACTTATATCATAAGCTAAaggtaattaatataataaattgcATGCTTTGGCGTCAGCTCTTTAACTATGCacgtaatgaaaaaaaaagtgcaatATAAGGAATCTTTGCAAGTACATACACTTTGTACTCTTTGGTACGTATATCCTCATTTCATTATGAAATCTAGTTAGCAAATGATGGTTatatcatttttcttatttctaatgtaaaatataaattaggagagagaagagatgaaggGAGGACCAAAATTAGTTGATTGATGATATATACATACGCAATatgaatctttaaaaactaGAATGATAGTATCATTACTTACTCTCAAATAATTGATGGGTTTGTTGAAATTTTATTGCGGGGTAGACCATTCTTTAttagggtttttaaaagatggTCGTCTTAAACGGCAATATCCATATTGTTTGAAAagtatattttacattttagttaTTTGACCAATGTTTAGTGTAGTTTTCGTAGGATCTGATCATATGTCAAAAAGTTTTGGTAAATCCGCCACagataaatcaataaaacaaaacgcATAAGGTCTAAAACATAGTAGCATccatgaaaatattaattaaattcatgACTATTTGAGTTAACGACATTactctatagtttttttttttccatcactAGTAGACGAATCCATCCAAATctgatatttttgaataatgAAGATATTGAAATATTGGTGTAAGCTAGCATCCCATCCCCATCCTCATTCTCCGCCATAAATAGCCCTTTCACCATCTCTCCGCCATCCACacctcaacttcttcttcttcttcttcctcttcttctctcaagaaacaaataacaagCTAGCGCCATGGCGATTAAGAGATCTTCAAAGCTAGCACAAACGGCAATGCTGAAGCAAATCCTCAAGAGGTGCTCGAGTTTGGCCAAGAATCAATGCTATGACGAGGATGGCCTGCCTGTTGACGTACCAAAGGGTCATTTTGCCGTCTATGTAGGCGAAAAGAGGAGCCGTTACATCGTACCCATNNNNNNNNNNNNNNNNNNNNNNNNNNNNNNNNNNNNNNNNNNNNNNNNNNNNNNNNNNNNNNNNNNNNNNNNNNNNNNNNNNNNNNNNNNNNNNNNNNNNNNNNNNNNNNNNNNNNNNNNNNNNNNNNNNNNNNNNNNNNNNNNNNNNNNNNNNNNNNNNNNNNNNNNNNNNNNNNNNNNNNNNNNNNNNNNNNNNNNNNNNNNNNNNNNNNNNNNNNNNNNNNNNNNNNNNNNNNNNNNNNNNNNNNNNNNNNNNNNNNNNNNNNNNNNNNNNNNNNNNNNNNNNNNNNNNNNNNNNNNNNNNNNNNNNNNNNNNNNNNNNNNNNNNNNNNNNNNNNNNNNNNNNNNNNNNNNNNNNNNNNNNNNNNNNNNNNNNNNNNNNNNNNNNNNNNNNNNNNNNNNNNNNNNNNNNNNNNNNNNNNNNNNNNNNNNNNNNNNNNNNNNNNNNNNNNNNNNNNNNNNNNNNNNNNNNNNNNNNNNNNNNNNNNNNNNNNNNNNNNNNNNNNNNNNNNNNNNNNNNNNNNNNNNNNNNNNNNNNNNNNNNNNNNNNNNNNNNNNNNNNNNNNNNNNNNNNNNNNNNNNNNNNNNNNNNNNNNNNNNNNNNNNNNNNNNNNNNNNNNNNNNNNNNNNNNNNNNNNNNNNNNNNNNNNNNNNNNNNNNNNNNNNNNNNNNNNNNNNNNNNNNNNNNNNNNNNNNNNNNNNNNNNNNNNNNNNNNNNNNNNNNNNNNNNNNNNNNNNNNNNNNNNNNNNNNNNNNNNNNNNNNNNNNNNNNNNNNNNNNNNNNNNNNNNNNNNNNNNNNNNNNNNNNNNNNNNNNNNNNNNNNNNNNNNNNNNNNNNNNNNNNNNNNNNNNNNNNNNNNNNNNNNNNNNNNNNNNNNNNNNNNNNNNNNNNNNNNNNNNNNNNNNNNNNNNNNNNNNNNNNNNNNNNNNNNNNNNNNNNNNNNNNNNNNNNNNNNNNNNNNNNNNNNNNNNNNNNNNNNNNNNNNNNNNNNNNNNNNNNNNNNNNNNNNNNNNNNNNNNNNNNNNNNNNNNNNNNNNNNNNNNNNNNNNNNNNNNNNNNNNNNNNNNNNNNNNNNNNNNNNNNNNNNNNNNNNNNNNNNNNNNNNNNNNNNNNNNNNNNNNNNNNNNNNNNNNNNNNNNNNNNNNNNNNNNNNNNNNNNNNNNNNNNNNNNNNNNNNNNNNNNNNNNNNNNNNNNNNNNNNNNNNNNNNNNNNNNNNNNNNNNNNNNNNNNNNNNNNNNNNNNNNNNNNNNNNNNNNNNNNNNNNNNNNNNNNNNNNNNNNNNNNNNNNNNNNNNNNNNNNNNNNNNNNNNNNNNNNNNNNNNNNNNNNNNNNNNNNNNNNNNNNNNNNNNNNNNNNNNNNNNNNNNNNNNNNNNNNNNNNNNNNNNNNNNNNNNNNNNNNNNNNNNNNNNNNNNNNNNNNNNNNNNNNNNNNNNNNNNNNNNNNNNNNNNNNNNNNNNNNNNNNNNNNNNNNNNNNNNNNNNNNNNNNNNNNNNNNNNNNNNNNNNNNNNNNNNNNNNNNNNNNNNNNNNNNNNNNNNNNNNNNNNNNNNNNNNNNNNNNNNNNNNNNNNNNNNNNNNNNNNNNNNNNNNNNNNNNNNNNNNNNNNNNNNNNNNNNNNNNNNNNNNNNNNNNNNNNNNNNNNNNNNNNNNNNNNNNNNNNNNNNNNNNNNNNNNNNNNNNNNNNNNNNNNNNNNNNNNNNNNNNNNNNNNNNNNNNNNNNNNNNNNNNNNNNNNNNNNNNNNNNNNNNNNNNNNNNNNNNNNNNNNNNNNNNNNNNNNNNNNNNNNNNNNNNNNNNNNNNNNNNNNNNNNNNNNNNNNNNNNNNNNNNNNNNNNNNNNNNNNNNNNNNNNNNNNNNNNNNNNNNNNNNNNNNNNNNNNNNNNNNNNNNNNNNNNNNNNNNNNNNNNNNNNNNNNNNNNNNNNNNNNNNNNNNNNNNNNNNNNNNNNNNNNNNNNNNNNNNNNNNNNNNNNNNNNNNNNNNNNNNNNNNNNNNNNNNNNNNNNNNNNNNNNNNNNNNNNNNNNNNNNNNNNNNNNNNNNNNNNNNNNNNNNNNNNNNNNNNNNNNNNNNNNNNNNNNNNNNNNNNNNNNNNNNNNNNNNNNNNNNNNNNNNNNNNNNNNNNNNNNNNNNNNNNNNNNNNNNNNNNNNNNNNNNNNNNNNNNNNNNNNNNNNNNNNNNNNNNNNNNNNNNNNNNNNNNNNNNNNNNNNNNNNNNNNNNNNNNNNNNNNNNNNNNNNNNNNNNNNNNNNNNNNNNNNNNNNNNNNNNNNNNNNNNNNNNNNNNNNNNNNNNNNNNNNNNNNNNNNNNNNNNNNNNNNNNNNNNNNNNNNNNNNNNNNNNNNNNNNNNNNNNNNNNNNNNNNNNNNNNNNNNNNNNNNNNNNNNNNNNNNNNNNNNNNNNNNNNNNNNNNNNNNNNNNNNNNNNNNNNNNNNNNNNNNNNNNNNNNNNNNNNNNNNNNNNNNNNNNNNNNNNNNNNNNNNNNNNNNNNNNNNNNNNNNNNNNNNNNNNNNNNNNNNNNNNNNNNNNNNNNNNNNNNNNNNNNNNNNNNNNNNNNNNNNNNNNNNNNNNNNNNNNNNNNNNNNNNNNNNNNNNNNNNNNNNNNNNNNNNNNNNNNNNNNNNNNNNNNNNNNNNNNNNNNNNNNNNNNNNNNNNNNNNNNNNNNNNNNNNNNNNNNNNNNNNNNNNNNNNNNNNNNNNNNNNNNNNNNNNNNNNNNNNNNNNNNNNNNNNNNNNNNNNNNNNNNNNNNNNNNNNNNNNNNNNNNNNNNNNNNNNNNNNNNNNNNNNNNNNNNNNNNNNNNNNNNNNNNNNNNNNNNNNNNNNNNNNNNNNNNNNNNNNNNNNNNNNNNNNNNNNNNNNNNNNNNNNNNNNNNNNNNNNNNNNNNNNNNNNNNNNNNNNNNNNNNNNNNNNNNNNNNNNNNNNNNNNNNNNNNNNNNNNNNNNNNNNNNNNNNNNNNNNNNNNNNNNNNNNNNNNNNNNNNNNNNNNNNNNNNNNNNNNNNNNNNNNNNNNNNNNNNNNNNNN is a genomic window containing:
- the LOC109129711 gene encoding uncharacterized protein LOC109129711; this translates as MEPPATASYRSSRRLLFDRRYGWVVDDWKDPSEEALAGGRGMFCVVPLTKTLFQTASQSISSAVNFLDMKLQKLSNPMHNPKSSIVDTTSADSRSE
- the LOC104751776 gene encoding auxin-responsive protein SAUR21, translated to MAIRISRVLQSSKQLLKSFSHSSNNADVPKGYLAVYVGERMQKKRFVVPLTYLSHPCFQKLLRKAEEEFGFDHPMGGLTIPCTEQIFIDLASRLRT